The following proteins are co-located in the Manihot esculenta cultivar AM560-2 chromosome 9, M.esculenta_v8, whole genome shotgun sequence genome:
- the LOC110613122 gene encoding pentatricopeptide repeat-containing protein At3g22150, chloroplastic, with amino-acid sequence MSSTSALPIPPSAPSLPSDPSSNYHHHKASRCTVSPPPSPTLAASSVRSRLSRLCVEGQLHLARQLFDAIPRPTTIIWNTIIIGFICNKMPLEALSLYSQLKITHTKCDSYTYSSTLKACAVTGNLTIGKTIHCHFIRCLSYPSRIVYNSLLNMYSTCLSSRCPLNDFDFSKYDLVCNVFKTMPERDVIGWNTVVSWYVKTERYTEAIRQFKIMMKTGINPSLVSFINVFPALSSFGHCKYANALYGLLLKLGSEYVNDLFVVSSAISVYAELCCLDLARKVFDHCLEKNTEVCNTMIGGYVQNDYFFEGIDLFLQAMETEQIVPDDVTFLLVLTAVSQLQLLDLGQLLHAFVIKKLSVLPVRILNALIAMYSRCNSVHTSFRVFLKMPERDVVSWNTMISGFIQNGLYDEGLMLVHEMQEEEYTVDSVTVTCLLSAASNLRNQEIGKQTHAYLVRQGIKFDGMDSYLIEMYAKTGLIRTAQQVFEKNYTRNRDQATWNAMIAGYTQNGLVEEAFVTFSQMLEQNLRPNSVTLASSLPACNPLGSIDSGKQLHGVAIRFLLDHNIFVRTALVDMYSKSGAINYAESIFTKSSEKNSVMYTSMILGYGQNGMVERALSLFHSMQKSGIETDAITFVAVLSACSYAGLVDEGLQIFESMKRDFKIQPSIQHHCCIADMLGRVGRVIEAYEFVKQLGEEGNVMQIWGSLLGACRLHGLIELGEVVANELLEMGSVDSTAGYKVLLSNMYAEEANWESVDKLRKEMREKGLRKEAGCSWIHIAGHVFHFMSKDKNHPHCDEIYEVLERLVLEMKDTDHSPFPGCV; translated from the coding sequence ATGTCCTCCACTTCTGCTCTTCCTATTCCTCCCTCTGCCCCCTCTCTCCCCAGTGACCCATCCTCCAACTACCACCACCATAAAGCCTCTCGCTGTACAGTCTCACCACCGCCAAGCCCCACTCTCGCAGCCTCTAGTGTCCGCTCTCGCCTGAGCAGGCTTTGTGTAGAGGGTCAACTCCATCTTGCTCGCCAACTGTTCGATGCAATTCCTCGCCCAACTACTATTATTTGGAACACGATCATTATTGGCTTCATTTGCAATAAAATGCCCCTAGAAGCCCTTTCATTGTACTCCCAACTTAAAATTACTCACACCAAATGTGATTCCTATACCTACTCTTCTACTCTTAAAGCCTGCGCAGTAACTGGCAATTTAACAATAGGAAAAACCATTCATTGCCATTTTATTCGGTGTTTATCATATCCGAGTAGAATTGTGTATAATTCTCTTTTAAATATGTACTCTACATGTTTGAGTAGCAGGTGCCCCTTGAATGATTTTGATTTCTCCAAGTATGATTtagtatgtaatgtttttaagaCAATGCCTGAGAGGGATGTGATTGGTTGGAACACTGTGGTTTCTTGGTATGTGAAGACGGAGAGATACACAGAGGCGATTAGACAATTTAAGATAATGATGAAAACGGGGATTAATCCAAGTCTAGTAAGTTTTATCAATGTTTTCCCTGCTCTCTCGAGCTTCGGCCACTGCAAGTATGCAAATGCTCTTTATGGGTTGCTTCTTAAACTGGGTAGTGAATATGTGAATGACTTGTTTGTTGTGAGTTCAGCAATATCAGTGTATGCTGAGCTTTGTTGCCTTGATCTTGCTAGGAAGGTTTTTGACCATTGTTTGGAGAAGAATACAGAAGTTTGCAACACTATGATTGGTGGGTATGTGCAGAATGATTATTTCTTTGAAGGTATTGATCTATTTCTTCAAGCTATGGAAACAGAACAGATAGTTCCCGATGATGTAACCTTTCTCTTAGTTTTGACAGCGGTTTCACAGTTGCAGCTTCTGGACTTGGGCCAGCTGCTGCATGCCTTTGTAATTAAAAAGCTATCAGTACTACCAGTGAGGATACTGAATGCACTCATTGCCATGTACTCTAGGTGCAATTCTGTCCACACATCATTCAGAGtttttctgaagatgccagaaaGAGATGTTGTCTCATGGAATACCATGATTTCTGGTTTCATACAGAATGGGCTATATGATGAAGGGTTGATGCTTGTGCATGAGATGCAGGAAGAAGAGTATACTGTTGATTCTGTGACAGTAACTTGTCTACTCTCTGCAGCATCTAATCTTAGAAACCAAGAAATTGGAAAGCAGACTCATGCATATCTTGTTAGGCAAGGCATCAAATTTGATGGAATGGACAGCTATCTCATTGAAATGTATGCTAAAACAGGTTTGATTAGGACAGCACAACAGGTTTTCGAAAAGAACTATACTAGAAATAGAGATCAAGCCACATGGAACGCAATGATTGCTGGGTACACACAGAATGGGCTGGTTGAAGAAGCTTTTGTTACCTTTTCACAAATGCTTGAGCAAAATCTAAGGCCTAATTCTGTGACCTTAGCATCCAGTCTCCCAGCTTGTAATCCATTAGGAAGTATAGATTCAGGAAAGCAGCTCCATGGAGTTGCCATTCGATTTTTATTGGACCATAATATCTTTGTCAGAACTGCCCTTGTTGACATGTACTCTAAATCAGGTGCAATCAATTATGCTGAAAGTATTTTTACCAAATCTTCTGAGAAAAATTCTGTCATGTACACGTCAATGATATTGGGTTATGGTCAGAATGGGATGGTTGAGAGAGCTCTCTCTTTGTTTCATTCAATGCAGAAATCTGGTATTGAGACTGATGCAATTACTTTTGTTGCGGTCTTGTCAGCTTGCAGTTATGCTGGTTTGGTTGATGAAGGTCTTCAGATTTTTGAGTCAATGAAGAGAGACTTTAAGATTCAGCCCTCAATTCAGCATCATTGTTGTATTGCAGACATGTTAGGAAGAGTTGGGAGAGTGATTGAAGCCTATGAGTTTGTTAAACAGCTGGGAGAGGAAGGGAATGTAATGCAAATTTGGGGATCACTTCTTGGGGCTTGTAGACTTCATGGACTCATTGAATTGGGAGAGGTTGTTGCCAATGAGTTACTTGAAATGGGTTCAGTAGACAGCACAGCAGGCTATAAAGTCTTGCTCTCCAATATGTATGCTGAAGAAGCAAACTGGGAAAGTGTTGATAAATTGAGGAAAGAGATGAGGGAAAAGGGTCTGCGAAAGGAAGCCGGCTGTAGTTGGATTCATATTGCAGGTCATGTATTCCATTTTATGTCTAAAGATAAGAATCACCCTCATTGTGATGAAATATATGAAGTGTTGGAAAGGTTAGTATTGGAGATGAAAGATACTGATCATAGTCCATTTCCTGGGTGTGTTTGA